In Anabaena sphaerica FACHB-251, a genomic segment contains:
- the rcbX gene encoding RuBisCO chaperone RbcX has translation MNLKQIAKDTAKTLQSYLTYQALRTVLAQLGETNPPLAYWLQNFSAGKIQDGEAYIEELFLVKSDLALRIMTVREHIAAEVTDFLPEMVRTGIQQANMEQRRQHLERITQLNLSNPSPITEQQTVSDPDLDNLSG, from the coding sequence ATGAATCTAAAGCAAATTGCGAAAGACACAGCCAAAACTCTCCAAAGCTACCTAACTTATCAGGCGCTGCGGACTGTATTGGCACAGCTAGGCGAAACAAATCCTCCTTTAGCATATTGGTTGCAAAACTTTTCTGCTGGAAAAATCCAGGACGGAGAAGCATATATTGAGGAACTGTTTCTGGTAAAGTCAGATTTGGCTTTGCGGATTATGACTGTCAGGGAACACATTGCGGCGGAAGTGACAGATTTCTTACCAGAAATGGTGCGTACTGGCATTCAGCAAGCCAACATGGAACAGCGTCGCCAGCATCTCGAACGCATCACGCAACTAAATTTATCAAATCCCAGCCCAATAACTGAACAGCAGACAGTTTCAGATCCTGATTTGGATAATTTATCTGGTTAG
- a CDS encoding form I ribulose bisphosphate carboxylase large subunit translates to MSYAQTKTQAKSGYQAGVKDYRLTYYTPDYTPKDTDILAAFRMTPQPGVPPEEAGAAVAAESSTGTWTTVWTDLLTDLDRYKGRCYDIEPVAGEDNQYIAYVAYPLDLFEEGSVTNMLTSIVGNVFGFKALRALRLEDLRIPVAYLKTFQGPPHGIQVERDKLNKYGRPLLGCTIKPKLGLSAKNYGRAVYECLRGGLDFTKDDENINSAPFQRWRDRFLFVAEAIHKAQAETGEIKGHYLNVTAPTCEQMLERAEYAKELKMPIIMHDYLTAGFTANTTLAHWCRKNGILLHIHRAMHAVIDRQKNHGIHFRVLAKTLRMSGGDHIHTGTVVGKLEGERGITMGFVDLLRENYVEQDKSRGIYFTQDWASMPGVMAVASGGIHVWHMPALLEIFGDDSVLQFGGGTLGHPWGNAPGATANRVALEACVQARNEGRSLAREGNDIIREAAKWSPELAVACELWKEIKFEFEAMDTV, encoded by the coding sequence ATGTCTTACGCGCAAACGAAGACTCAGGCTAAATCTGGGTATCAAGCTGGGGTTAAAGATTACAGACTAACTTATTACACTCCTGATTACACACCTAAAGATACAGATATTCTTGCAGCATTCCGGATGACTCCTCAACCTGGAGTTCCACCCGAAGAAGCTGGTGCTGCGGTAGCGGCTGAGTCTTCTACAGGTACTTGGACAACTGTATGGACAGACTTGCTCACCGACCTAGATCGCTACAAAGGTCGTTGCTACGACATCGAGCCAGTTGCTGGTGAAGATAACCAATACATTGCTTATGTTGCTTATCCTCTCGACTTGTTTGAGGAAGGTTCCGTAACCAATATGTTGACCTCTATTGTAGGTAACGTATTTGGTTTCAAAGCATTACGCGCACTGCGTTTGGAAGACTTGCGGATTCCCGTTGCTTACCTGAAGACCTTCCAAGGTCCTCCTCACGGTATTCAAGTTGAACGCGACAAGTTGAACAAGTATGGTCGTCCTTTGTTGGGTTGTACCATTAAGCCCAAATTGGGTCTTTCTGCTAAGAACTACGGACGCGCTGTATACGAATGTTTGCGCGGTGGTTTGGACTTTACAAAAGATGATGAAAACATCAACTCTGCACCATTCCAAAGATGGCGCGATCGCTTCTTGTTCGTAGCAGAAGCAATCCACAAAGCACAAGCAGAAACCGGCGAGATCAAGGGTCACTACTTGAACGTAACCGCTCCTACCTGTGAGCAAATGCTGGAACGGGCTGAGTACGCTAAAGAACTCAAAATGCCCATCATCATGCACGACTACCTGACCGCAGGTTTCACAGCTAACACAACCTTGGCTCATTGGTGTCGTAAGAACGGTATTTTGCTGCACATTCACCGTGCGATGCACGCCGTTATCGACCGTCAAAAGAACCACGGTATTCACTTCCGTGTATTGGCTAAAACCTTGCGGATGTCTGGTGGCGACCACATTCACACCGGTACAGTTGTTGGTAAATTGGAAGGCGAACGCGGTATCACAATGGGCTTCGTTGACCTCCTACGTGAAAACTACGTTGAGCAAGACAAGTCTCGCGGTATCTACTTCACCCAAGATTGGGCTTCTATGCCTGGTGTAATGGCAGTTGCTTCCGGTGGTATCCACGTATGGCATATGCCCGCACTGTTAGAAATCTTTGGTGATGACTCCGTACTACAGTTTGGTGGTGGTACACTTGGTCACCCCTGGGGTAACGCTCCTGGTGCAACCGCTAACCGCGTAGCTCTAGAAGCTTGTGTTCAAGCTCGTAACGAAGGACGTAGCTTGGCTCGTGAAGGTAACGACATTATCCGCGAAGCGGCTAAGTGGTCTCCTGAATTGGCCGTTGCTTGCGAACTGTGGAAAGAAATCAAGTTCGAGTTTGAAGCAATGGATACCGTCTGA
- a CDS encoding two-component regulator propeller domain-containing protein, with protein sequence MVFFHKRTRLLMISILLGLIGLSSTAMRVRAQQKSDVNPANSTTTYPVAPPPKRVDPLPDDRDVLEREAETDYRISNLLGDFAGNLWVGSWRGLSRIDPNTGNVIARVSLPNVTIGALAQDKVGRLWVGNYEGLTRVDPRTNEITAQNLLLPSKRVLSLLIDKRGYLWTGTDSGLALISPDQGLIMTTVKNMPGVSVNAMTLDAEGQLWAGTLDGLIRVNTASALIMKRINNLPGATVQALAISPEGLIWAGMPNQLLVVNPKNGIVLRSVTPLRGRNVTSVRFAQDGSVWVGTTNGLLRLNPDTGALLDRVAGLPSSRVLTIAPDLGNKLWVGTSEGLAWLMPTMDKAQPHFGFGRAVK encoded by the coding sequence GTGGTATTTTTTCATAAACGTACTCGTTTATTAATGATTTCTATCTTACTGGGGCTGATAGGTCTGTCCAGCACAGCAATGCGAGTAAGAGCGCAACAAAAATCTGATGTCAATCCCGCTAATTCCACAACTACTTACCCAGTTGCACCACCGCCAAAACGAGTAGATCCCTTACCCGATGACCGAGATGTGCTGGAGAGAGAAGCAGAAACTGATTACCGGATTAGTAACTTACTAGGAGATTTTGCTGGTAATCTGTGGGTAGGTTCTTGGCGGGGTTTATCGCGGATTGACCCAAATACGGGTAATGTTATTGCTCGCGTCAGTTTACCAAATGTGACTATTGGTGCTTTAGCACAAGATAAAGTCGGTCGTTTGTGGGTGGGAAATTATGAAGGCTTGACACGAGTAGACCCCCGTACTAATGAAATTACAGCCCAGAATTTATTACTACCTTCCAAACGGGTATTATCGCTGCTGATTGATAAACGTGGTTATTTATGGACGGGTACTGATAGCGGTTTAGCTTTGATTAGTCCTGACCAAGGCTTAATTATGACAACTGTCAAAAATATGCCCGGTGTTAGCGTCAATGCGATGACTTTAGACGCTGAAGGTCAGCTTTGGGCTGGGACTTTGGACGGGCTGATAAGGGTTAATACCGCCAGTGCTTTGATTATGAAGAGGATAAATAATTTACCAGGGGCGACTGTGCAAGCTTTGGCTATCAGTCCCGAAGGGTTAATTTGGGCAGGAATGCCGAATCAATTATTGGTAGTTAACCCGAAAAATGGTATTGTGCTGCGGTCTGTCACTCCACTGCGGGGAAGAAATGTAACTTCAGTGCGTTTTGCTCAAGATGGTAGTGTTTGGGTAGGTACTACCAATGGGTTGCTAAGATTAAATCCAGATACAGGAGCTTTGTTAGATAGAGTCGCTGGACTTCCTTCTAGTCGGGTGCTGACTATTGCACCTGATCTTGGTAATAAGTTGTGGGTGGGAACCAGCGAGGGACTAGCTTGGTTAATGCCTACAATGGATAAAGCACAGCCTCATTTTGGTTTTGGCCGGGCTGTGAAGTAG
- a CDS encoding ribulose bisphosphate carboxylase small subunit: MQTLPKERRYETLSYLPPLSDAQIAKQVQYILTQGYIPAVEFNETSEPTELFWTMWKLPLFGAKTTQEVLGEVQACRSQYGNCYVRVVGFDNIKQCQVLSFIVHKPSRY, from the coding sequence ATGCAAACTTTACCGAAAGAGCGTCGTTACGAAACCCTTTCTTATTTGCCCCCCCTATCTGACGCGCAAATAGCCAAGCAAGTTCAGTACATTCTGACTCAAGGCTACATTCCAGCAGTTGAGTTCAATGAAACTTCTGAACCAACCGAATTATTCTGGACAATGTGGAAGCTGCCTTTGTTTGGTGCTAAAACCACTCAAGAAGTATTAGGTGAAGTTCAAGCTTGCCGTTCTCAGTACGGTAATTGCTATGTTCGTGTTGTAGGTTTTGACAACATCAAACAGTGCCAAGTTCTCAGCTTTATCGTTCACAAACCCAGCAGATACTAA
- the serA gene encoding phosphoglycerate dehydrogenase, whose translation MSKVLVSDPIDQAGIDILSQVATVDVKTGLKPAELIEIIGEYDALMIRSGTRVTQEIIEAGTQLKIIGRAGVGVDNVDVPAATRRGIVVVNSPEGNTIAAAEHALAMMLSLSRHIPDANASVKRGEWDRKTFVGAEVYKKTLGVVGLGKIGSHVATVAKAMGMKLLAYDPFISTERAEQMGCQLVELDLLFQQADYITLHIPKTPETTNLINAKTLARMKPTARIINCARGGIIDESALAAAIKEGKIGGAALDVFESEPLGESDLRSLGKDIILTPHLGASTTEAQVNVAIDVAEQIRDVILGLPARSAVNIPGLGPDILEELKPYMQLAETLGNLVGQLAGGRVETLTVKLQGELATNKSQPLVVAALKGLLYQALRERVNYVNASIEAKERGIRVIETRDASARDYAGSLHLEATGTLGTHSVTGALLGDKEIHLTDVDGFPINVPPSKYMLFTLHRDMPGIIGKLGSLLGSFNVNIASMQVGRKIVRGDAVMALSIDDPLPDGILDEIKQVSGIRDAYTVTL comes from the coding sequence ATGTCCAAGGTTCTTGTCTCCGATCCGATTGACCAAGCTGGTATTGACATTCTTTCCCAAGTTGCCACGGTTGATGTCAAAACAGGTCTAAAACCAGCAGAATTGATAGAAATTATTGGTGAGTATGACGCGCTGATGATTCGTTCTGGAACTCGCGTCACTCAAGAAATTATTGAAGCTGGCACACAATTAAAAATTATTGGACGTGCTGGTGTGGGTGTGGATAATGTAGATGTTCCTGCTGCTACCCGCAGAGGTATTGTAGTCGTTAATTCTCCTGAAGGAAACACGATCGCAGCGGCGGAACACGCACTAGCAATGATGTTATCTTTATCCCGTCATATCCCTGATGCCAATGCTTCCGTAAAAAGGGGAGAGTGGGATCGGAAAACTTTTGTCGGTGCAGAAGTATACAAAAAAACCCTGGGCGTTGTGGGCTTGGGGAAAATTGGCTCTCATGTTGCGACTGTAGCTAAGGCTATGGGCATGAAATTATTAGCTTATGATCCCTTTATTTCCACAGAACGCGCCGAACAAATGGGCTGTCAGTTGGTGGAATTAGATTTACTGTTCCAACAAGCAGACTATATTACTTTACACATCCCGAAAACCCCGGAAACAACAAATTTAATCAACGCTAAAACTTTGGCGAGGATGAAACCAACAGCGAGAATTATCAATTGCGCCCGTGGTGGCATCATTGATGAGTCAGCTTTGGCAGCGGCGATTAAAGAGGGTAAAATTGGTGGTGCAGCGTTGGATGTGTTCGAGTCAGAACCGTTGGGAGAATCTGATTTGCGATCGCTCGGTAAAGATATCATCCTCACTCCCCACTTAGGTGCATCTACCACCGAAGCCCAAGTGAACGTAGCCATAGACGTAGCTGAACAAATCCGTGATGTTATTTTAGGACTACCTGCCCGTTCTGCGGTCAACATTCCTGGACTCGGACCCGATATCTTGGAAGAACTCAAACCTTATATGCAGTTGGCTGAAACCTTGGGTAACTTGGTTGGACAACTAGCGGGTGGAAGGGTGGAAACACTGACTGTCAAACTACAAGGTGAACTGGCAACTAATAAGAGTCAGCCTTTAGTAGTAGCAGCCTTAAAAGGACTACTATATCAAGCTTTGCGGGAACGGGTAAATTATGTCAATGCCAGCATAGAAGCTAAAGAAAGAGGTATTCGGGTAATTGAAACACGGGATGCTTCAGCGCGAGATTATGCTGGTTCTCTGCATCTGGAAGCCACGGGTACTTTAGGTACTCATTCTGTGACAGGTGCTTTGTTGGGTGATAAGGAAATCCACTTAACTGATGTTGATGGTTTCCCCATTAATGTCCCACCTAGCAAATATATGCTGTTCACTCTGCACCGTGATATGCCGGGAATTATCGGTAAACTCGGTTCTTTACTTGGCAGTTTTAATGTCAATATTGCAAGTATGCAGGTAGGCCGGAAAATCGTCCGTGGTGATGCGGTCATGGCTCTAAGCATTGATGATCCTTTACCAGATGGGATCTTGGATGAAATTAAACAAGTGTCCGGTATTCGGGATGCGTATACAGTAACACTTTAA
- the panB gene encoding 3-methyl-2-oxobutanoate hydroxymethyltransferase: protein MAITTQQLIQWKQQGRAIVALTAWDYAIAQLLDAAGVDLILVGDSLAVVLGYETTLPITLDEMIHHAKAVRRGVKRALVVVDLPFLTYQESISQAMHSAGRVLKETGAQAVKLEGGHPAMIETVARLVQAGIPVMGHVGLTPQSIHKMGLRQQGKSPAAGERILNEAIALEQAGVFSIVLEHIPANLALEITQKLRIPTIGIGAGSQCDGQILVTSDVLGLSEKQPPFAKVYTNLREEITKAVQNYALEVRDGQSDTNT, encoded by the coding sequence ATGGCAATTACTACCCAGCAATTAATACAATGGAAACAGCAGGGACGGGCAATTGTCGCTTTGACTGCTTGGGATTATGCGATCGCTCAACTGTTAGATGCAGCTGGTGTGGACTTAATCCTGGTAGGAGATTCTCTGGCAGTTGTGCTTGGGTATGAAACAACACTGCCAATTACTCTCGATGAAATGATTCATCATGCTAAAGCTGTGCGTCGTGGTGTGAAACGCGCTCTAGTTGTTGTTGATTTACCATTTTTAACTTATCAAGAAAGTATATCCCAAGCGATGCACTCAGCCGGAAGAGTGCTGAAAGAAACTGGCGCACAAGCGGTAAAATTAGAGGGAGGGCATCCGGCAATGATTGAAACTGTGGCCAGGTTGGTGCAAGCGGGTATTCCGGTGATGGGTCATGTAGGATTGACACCGCAATCAATACATAAAATGGGTTTGCGACAACAGGGAAAAAGTCCAGCAGCGGGTGAAAGAATTTTAAATGAAGCGATCGCTCTAGAACAAGCCGGTGTATTCTCAATAGTATTAGAACATATACCCGCAAATTTAGCATTAGAAATTACCCAAAAATTGCGTATTCCCACTATTGGTATTGGTGCAGGTTCACAATGTGACGGACAGATTTTAGTTACTTCTGATGTGTTGGGACTTTCAGAAAAACAGCCCCCCTTTGCTAAAGTTTATACAAATTTGCGGGAAGAAATTACCAAAGCTGTGCAGAATTACGCTTTAGAAGTACGTGATGGGCAGTCTGACACAAACACATAA